TCCGGTGCTCACTATATCTGCCGATGAAACGCTTACCCTGTTTTTTGAAACAGAAGGTATTGAGTCCGCCCAATATACACTGCGCTTTTCACACCACAATCCGGACTGGTCATCATCCTCTCTTCCGCCTGAATTTTATCTGGACGGCCTGCCCGAGGTCTACCTGAGCAGAGGGGAGCTGAACCGGAACAGTCCCTTTCGATACCGTCAGTACTCGTACACGTTCCCGAACAGGGACATCCGGTTTCGGCTGAGCGGAAACTATATGCTGCGTATTTCCAATTCACAGACGGGCAATCTGTTGTTCACGCTGCCGTTTTTCGTGAGTGAAAATGAAGGCAGCCTGCGTGCATCCGTTGAAAGGATTCTCAAGGCAGGCACGGAAAGGCGAATTCAGCACAGGCCGGTAGCCCGGTACGTCTCACCGGAATTTGTTGAAATGCCACAGTTCGACCTGTCTGTGTTCTATGCTCAAAATCAGTTCTGGGGACGAATGAAAGAGGCGCTCGAAACCGATTTCTCCGGTACTGCCGAATCCGGGTTTGAATTAAGGCAGGGAGATGGATTTAACGGCAATTTTGCGGCAGCATCTGTCGATATTCGAACCCTTTCACAGCTTGAACCTGACATAGACAACATCAGTCCCGCAGAGGTTCCTGTAGAACTGCTGATCGATGAGGACATTGATAACCTTTACTCAGATTCCGGTGTTGATTTCACAAATATCCTTCCAGGCGCCCTTCGTACCACGGATTCGGAGTATACCGATGCAGAGTTTCGTTTTGATCCCGGTACAGAAATTAAGGCTGGCGAGTCGGTTTACTTGACGGGCGACTTCAACAACTGGCAGATCGAAGAAAAGCTGAAACTGAGTGATGCGTCCGCCCCGGGATTCCAGAGCGTAACAGTTCGCATAAAGCAGGGGCATTACAGGTACAAGTATATTCTGTACGACGGGGAGAGGTTCGATCTGAACCCATTTGAGAGTGCCTTTGCAAATCAGCGGCAGGAAT
The sequence above is drawn from the Rhodohalobacter mucosus genome and encodes:
- a CDS encoding type IX secretion system plug protein domain-containing protein, translating into MKLVNILSLPLLLLPLLYGCAYLESAEGTRESRTGGDAASAFSPPGQFTSGSPLLYSDLSPSGQPGAAPVLTISADETLTLFFETEGIESAQYTLRFSHHNPDWSSSSLPPEFYLDGLPEVYLSRGELNRNSPFRYRQYSYTFPNRDIRFRLSGNYMLRISNSQTGNLLFTLPFFVSENEGSLRASVERILKAGTERRIQHRPVARYVSPEFVEMPQFDLSVFYAQNQFWGRMKEALETDFSGTAESGFELRQGDGFNGNFAAASVDIRTLSQLEPDIDNISPAEVPVELLIDEDIDNLYSDSGVDFTNILPGALRTTDSEYTDAEFRFDPGTEIKAGESVYLTGDFNNWQIEEKLKLSDASAPGFQSVTVRIKQGHYRYKYILYDGERFDLNPFESAFANQRQEYHAFVYFRDPETQSYRLLNVLRVRGPG